The Dermacentor silvarum isolate Dsil-2018 chromosome 7, BIME_Dsil_1.4, whole genome shotgun sequence genomic sequence GCAATGAGGTAGGCAGGCGTAAACAAAGCACAAACGCTGTGATGAGTTGGGTTTGTGGCAGCGCTTCTCTTGTGTCGACGCATTCCCACGTCTTTGTTTTGAGCGCGCTGTTCGTTATTAGTCATATCACAGTCGTAGCTTGAATAAGGGTGCCTAGGAATTTCTTCTAACTACTGGTCGTTTGCATGAGTTATGTGATAACTGTGCTACAAACATTGCAAGACAATATATTTAAGCGTATTCTCACCTCTGTTTTTTGTCTTCTTGGCTTTAAATACACGCGATATGAACGACTTGCTGGGATAGTCCTCTGCAAAGGTAGAACGAATACCAACACATGGAGCTAAGACAGCAGTGATGGCGTTTTTGGCCAACCATTTTGCGGGAGAACATTACTGCTGGACACTATTCATTGGAGATGCCAAAGCAAATAATGCCCGTGGTTCCAATAGAATGCCGCTGAAATTAATTTACGTCAGTGAATTATGAAAGTGGTCCGTAACAGCAATCAGCCCAGAATGAAACCCCACCCAGTTTCCCGACAGTTGAACACATAAGATGGTATATTTTTATGTATGAAGCATGGTGAGAGCCCGAGTAGGAATTTAAAACATTGTGTACAAAAGCGTGTAATCTGCATGTGGAGTAAAATTAGTTTAAGGAAGAAGCAGGACATGGCAGTTAGCCGCTCATCAGAGCCGCAATGTTGTAGGTGTGCCTTTTTTTATACTATTCATTGGGCGCTTCTCGGGCGTCGTCAAAGGTCAGAGTGATGCTCCGTAGGCCGCTCGTAAATTGCGGATGATTAATGTCGCAAAGAATGGAGAGGAAGCAATGGCTACAAAATTTTGGTGCAGGTTGGCTAGGTTGACATAtatagttactgtatatgctccccttggggagcagagctgcgcatctgattgaacgcgccgctCGCGCACTATTCGCCGaatctggtcacatgcgcaaaaagcaTCCTTTTCAGGGAAAGCGAACTTCATGGCTGCGCCTGCACCATAGAGTTTtatggcctgcactgccgcccgccGCGCAGCCGTCGTCGCGAGCCTCTGTGCGCTGCCGCCCACCGCGTCACCTGGTCTTCACGGAATGAAGGATCAAACACACGCGGCAGCTGAGCCGCGCCGTATACTGCATTCAAGAGGAGCGGCTCTTCTTCTTAACACGGATGCTTCGGCGGGCAAGGTGGCGGACCTATGCTCACATATGTATGCTCAACTCTACTCcagtagggagcatatacagtaactctaggttGACAATTAAATGCAGGAGTGCCACCTCTGGGGGCATTGCGCTGGCACTCGCACGACGGTCCACTGCAGTTGAGCGACGCAACGTCTAGATGGCGCTGCTGTTTTATGCCAAGAGAGTACCGGTATTTGACGACTGCACAATATGAGCAAAAATAAATGGATTCCTAGGTTAATGCGGTACCTGTACAGGACGAACGCTAACTCACATTCGAGGACGAGGTGGACAGACTTTATTCATAGAAGTGAGCCGATGCTAGATTCGTCCGACGGGGGCGGCAAATAAACAATAAGACTGAAGGCTCAATAATAAATATTACGCTAATGCAGACGACTGCAGGAGAAAAAAAGTGGTAAATGTAAAGCCAGAGATACAGGAGACGTACACTGGATAGGTGAAATGGGGAGCCAGCGAGCTTTAGGACAATATCGAACATCAGGAAAGGCAATATAAAAGACAAGGTATAATTAAAACTACAGTGAAAACTACAGTGTCCTACTCTGCGCAGCAAAATTAGTGCGTCCGATAACGCGTACTCATACAAGACAATCTGCATTTGAATGCGAAAAACATCCACTTGTACAACACAAACGACTGTTTGTCGCCTTCTGCTGGGCTCTCATTGAAAGGCATGTGCGTGGAAATCACGACTGCAGGAATGTACGCAGTAACACAAGCATGAGCACTAGGTGATGTAAAACAGACGGCAGAAATGTGGTTGGAAAATAGTTGATGTCCTATTTCACGTAACAGAGGTAACAACATATGTACCAGGCATACGTTGACGCCCCAAGTGAGGTCATTTCTTTCTGCCTGGGTCAAAAAGGGGCGGAGTATAAAAACGCGTAAAAACTGCAATTCTAAGCGAAGCTTTACTTTGTCAGAAGGTTGATGCATAAGTAGAGATGGATATATCGTTCAGCTGGACATCGACTCTGCTGAATATTGGATGGGGTTTGCTTATAGTCCATTCAATGATTCATTTCCCTTCGTCAAAAAGCAGAGGGCGAGAATAAAAGTCGCAGCAGCGACCTGACAGCTAGGTTCCGACTGACAGCACAGCTGTCGTCGCCACACAATGCTACAATACTCTCGAAGTGAGGAGACAAGTGAATTATAAAGCTGAATTTTAACTTGGACAGGAAGTGTGTGCATCAGCCTTGATATAATGCCTTCATACGCGTATAATGCCGTTGAACGGAGGAAGTTAATTAACCTCCTCCGTTAGGGTAACTAACTTCCTAAGTTAGTTAACTGCTAGCGGGAGGTTTTTTTGAAAGAGCATCAGTTTATAGCAATAAAGCTTGCTTGAGTTCTCTAAACTTCTTGAATTCATTGACTATGAGGAATGAATAATCAGCCTATCGAATGAACTATCGATCGGCCTTGCGTATAAGAAAATCTACGACATGCTTTCTGAATCACGACACTCTTTTTTAATAGGACGCTTGTTAAAGCTGGGGAGAAGAGCGTAATAATTTCACTGAAATGTCGAACGCATGCACGATACGTGTTTCCTTAAGAAGACTTAAGGGACACACTTAGAGACTTACATCAGATGGCTTTGGCGCGGAGTTACCAGGTAATACACTTGGTGGGAGAAAGTTGTCTCAACGTTTACTcgggtttttttttccttcttttttgcgGGTACGGTAAGAAATCTCCGAAGGCCTGGCTCAAAATGAATCCGCCCTGATGAGTAGGTCCACTTCAACTCTGTTTCAAATGGCCCTAAATCTCCTACAATCTGGCGTAGTTGATTCCAAACGAGCACATGCGCGTCGTCTGTATGCTTTTAACAacgtatttgaattgaagaaatTGCAATAGCCGGCTAGGTTTCCTTATCTTTTAACGAAGTCTAAATGTATCGAATTCTCGAGTTTCAAAGCGAGCAAATTTGCTTGCATTTTTCTAAATCGCTTTTCGTTGCTGCTTTAAATACGTATAATGATTCAGAAAAGTATACACTGAAGTTTCGGGCTGGTATGAATCGAATGTGGGGATGGACATAGCGTCTATTTACGAGACATATGCTGTGAGAAAATGACGATCGTTGGAGGTGCGCCACGCCTTCCTCACATGAACTCCCGTAGGCTCAGCCAATTGGCTCAACGTGCACTGATGACAAAACCCGCAAAAAATATTTCAGTGAGAATACGATCTCTGTATAGCTCGGTCTTCTTTCTCCTCATATTCTGAACTTTCTTAAAAAATGTATCAGAACGAAAGGAGAGATTGGTTAATTACTCACTGCAGTGTTCTTTAACATAAAGGATGAGGATGGCAATGGCGACGCGGTACAGAGCGCGCACGCCTTCCAATAGGAAGCAGTCCATCACACGCACCTGCACGGTGACAAAGCACGTGTAAGAACGTAAGCGACCAGTCTGCGAAAAAGGAACTATTACTCAAACACCTGCAAGTGACTGCAGGAAAACAATACTATCAATCAATATTCACGTCGCAAAATGCattaaagagtcagtataaaaaTTCAAAATATAGCCATCTCGATCGGATCTTACCCCATCTAACATGAGCGGCCTTTTACAAATAGTAACACGAAATTACTGCACGGCAGCAAACATACATGTATACAGTTTCAGTAGGATATACAAATATGATAGGTGCAGTAATAGTATCTTTCACTGCTGTGGTCCCGGACAGTCATTCGGTCCTTTACTACATACCAATGTACCTTACAGCATAAATTTGGGAACCCTCACCTTGAATTCTCCGTTAATTTGCTTACGGTGCGACGTCATAAATGACGCTGCTTAACTAAACAACGGACTATTAAGGACGGTGCAATGGAGCCATTTAAATAATTTTTGACCACTTGGGTTAAATTATCGTGCACCCGAGTAACGACACATCAGCGTTTTCTAGCGCAGTTCTTAGGCGCGCCTTGCTGCGTTGAGCGTCGCCGTGCCTCGGCGTCCCTTGGCacaaccgagcgaacgagcacagcgaaggaagaaagagcgaacgcggagcgcagcgggatcaaagacggtgatagcgaagagagcgcgaggaggtaAACGAATCAAGCTACCCTGGAGCACTACCGGATTGCGCTCACGTCCGCGGGTCCGCGGCAATGGCGGCACCGGCCaagcgggggaaagaaaaaaaaaagaacccgaaAGCTCGCCTTCTCGCACAGTGTTCACCGCgagcgtttcctggtaaagattatggttgcatagcctgcagttgccaggaagcgggaactgtgtggccggtctatatataGAGCCGCGCGTCGCGGCACTGCCAGTTGGTATCGGAAAATAAAATCacttatagagctgcgctcatATTTCACATCAGGAAGTATGGTAATCATCGgtgattttttttgcattttactCCGACGAAAACGCCGCCGGGAATCGAACGCGTCACGTTCTGGTAATCAGCACCTTGATTGCGCCAGATTGCGCCGGGAACCTTTGGCAACGACACGCCTTGGTTTCTCAGTAGTTGTGGCATTCATCTGCTAAGCAAGAGGTTATGGGTTGAAAACCTGGTGATCCTTAAAGGCAGCGTTTCCATTGCTCCAGAGAACAGAAACGCTCGCCAACCGCTCGAATCATAAAAGAAGAGATACAAATGGAAGAAAAGAATAAAACgaaccaaggtggtcaaaattaatcctgattCCCAGGTTACATTGTCTCATAGCCCCATGTGTTCTTCTGCGCCATTAAGCCTAACTGATTATTCGAAAACATCTTCCATCGACAGATGCACAATCGCTGACTATCGAACATGTATAACGCCCTGAGCAACCAGCACGTCTCTCGAGCAAACGGCCATTGCCAAATGACAATCAGTCGATAACCGAAGCTGTCCCGCTCGAAATACATGCAAAGCTGTTTATTATTCCTCACAAAAAGCCCAGTGAAGCTTGCTGGCATAAGGCTATCTTATAAGTTATATTCACGCAATGTTATATGAATATGTGTTGGATAATTGAACCTGTACCTACTCTTGGAACACGATCCTGTTCTTAGATGCTAGATTCACGCAACGTCGTCTGAATATTCTTTGTCTCCTTGAGTGAACCTGAATTTACTAAAGGTTTGCATACTGTTCACAATGTAAGAAGACACGTTAGTTTACCTTGGCGACCACAGACAAAAGTAAGAGGAAGCTTTACGTCGTAATCGTACATAGAAAGATAGCAACGAAGAAAATGTGTTCGCTTCATATATGCCGCATTGATTTTGATTAGATGGTCGTCTGTGTAAAACGAAGTTAAAATGCGCGTACAGTTGGAGGTATATGTAAAGGTAAAGTAATCTATGATTTACAAAAAATGCTCAAAACTGAGAAACTAAACGAAAGGAAACTTCAAGTTTACGACTTCTTAATTGCAGAATAAAAACAGATACCACATTACTGTTAGCTGCCTTGATTAGCCTGTCCACATCTGACAGATCATGTGTACTGTGCGCCACCCTGAAATCCATCGCTGACTTGTCAATTGTACAGAAAGCCTCACGCAATAAGTGAAACAGTATCACGTAGGCTCTGTGATATATCATTCATTTTCACTTCGGATACTTTATATGCAAATGGCAAACTTGCGATTTCTATTGCAATGGTGAGCTACAAAGTTGTAATCTTGATGCCGAATCTGTCACCTTCTTAGTCTTAAAAGCTTTCACAATTTTTATAATGCGTAAAAACGCAAGCTGAACAAATGGTTGGAAAATTCAGTGGACTTTAGTATGTTACCCACACTGGGACAAATTTCATTACCGTCAGGTCTGCGGATGCCCAATGAAGAAATTTTCGCCTTTTGTATTTACTAGAATGCATAAATCCCAGATGAAAGGAAGCTAAATCTTTAACTCGATCTATTTGACGCATCGCCTTGCGCACCAGATGATAGAACGGTAGGCCGCGAAAGATCCACAGCTGCCACGTGGAGAAGATCTTCTCCACTTCGTCCTCTCGGCGAAACTTGCGGAGAAGCCGCGAGTACGTCTTCTTCTGAATCCatgcgaggaaaaaaaagaagtcctGGAGTCACGTGTGTATACTTCACAGTGTGCAGGGAGCGTGAGCTTATTTGTTATGTCTTAATTTTGGACGATTTCGATGCCGTCACAACTGTCACTATGCGTAATCGCTATATAGACAGGCACACGCTTTGCAATGCTTTCTGGAGATGTGGAGAAGTAGCTCACGCTGCCCGGACGTCCTGCCTTATAGACGAATAATGGTTACTCTCAGCATGCGCCATCAATTATGGGCGCCGTCGACTAAATGCACACAGTCCTGTGCCACTACGGTTGAATTACTCTGCGATGAATAAATGTTTTTCAACACGAGTACAGTCAACTGCTTTCACTGCGCTTTATTTTAATGcaatagcacttatatggacactccaggcgaaatgtcgccgtcgtcgtcaccctCGGCGCCGGCATTGACGTTCGACACGGATAAACGTAGGTAGGCATGCGGTATGATTATCCGTGCcgtatatgcaggttatattgctacactattcaGTCACTAAAGTTGCTCAACCAAGTCTTGCGTTCTTGACTAATCCTCGGAATTCCGAGAATGACAGCCCGTAAACAGATGTCATTAAACATAACATTCACAGCGCATGACCTTTATCCTAAATATTCTGAAAATATTGAAAGTGCCAAAACATATCATGATCAAACCTGAAAGTGAATGCCATTTTTGCGGGCGCGGCTCGTGACGGGCAGCGCAGCGGTGCCTCTTCAATATCATTGCAGGCCCTATAAGGCGTGTTAACACTTTTAATGGTGCCAGATATATTGGCACACCCGCGTATGTCACGTCGACGGTAGTCGGACCCGAGTATAGTTAGAACACTGCCCGAGAAGTTTAAGCGCAACGCTAAACTTTTCTACCACAgtcagtgcttcgcccttcgggcgaaacaaAAAGAATTTCGCCATATTGTCGCATTTTCGCAACTACAGATGTGTCTACACTTGAGATGTCATAATACAATAAGAGCTGCCACTGTAACTAGATAACGTTAGCTTGATGTTTACTGCTCGTTCCACTGAGAGCAAAGAATATACATCAGCAGCTCGGCCGACACTATGCTATACCAGCACCGAAAGGCAAGACAATTCTCGGGCTCCGTCACCGAGGAGATTGAACGTGGCGTCGACGGTGCTTCAAATCTGCTTCCTCGTTGTTGATACCAAATGTACTCCGCCTCTATAGAGGCGCTGAAAACCTCAGCGCTCGAGCAGAGCATGCGCCGTCAGTGGGACCGCACAACAACGGCTACACCAACGGCGTTCTTGCGCCTCGTGCGTCCGTGTAATTGCTATTGCGATAAAAAAATCACAGGGAGTACTTGCAAATGATGCCTCACAGAGAGAGTCAAGTGAGCCGCAGACGTACCTCCAGGTGCTTGGTCAGCCGCATTAGCGTGTGGCTAGAAATGTCGTGCGTCAGTCGCGTCTGGCTCAGGTGCCGTACCGCAGTGCTGTCCACGAGGGCACAGACGCACTCGTACGTCTGCGCAATTAGAAGGTCAGGTGCATGCGTAATGCCGTGTTACGCTCAGGGTTTGATCACAAAAATTATCACAAATGCCCAATAACGCGATTTCGTATTTTTTTGTAATTCCTTCAATTCCTACAGATGGCGCGACCGCTCCGTTGCAGAGAAGTTGCTATGTTTTGAGCGAAAACACGCAGTTTTCGGCTGAGCTCCACACAACATGGAAGGTACACACACTGGGGTGTGGGTACTCCTCTGCTGTCTTAGTACTTTCACTTCGAACAACATTTGTCTTCTTATAATTTAAAATCGGTTGAACGTGCTGGTTTGCCCGCTCCATCGTTtcatcttgttttgttttgtgagTGTCGTTTTGTATGTTGCTGTGTCGTTTGATATTACGTTGTTCTGTGTCAGTGTCGCTTCATGATGTGTATTCTCGTTTCGCATGTGTCATTTCGCGCCATTTTGAATAATTTCTGTATGTCGCCATGTCGTCCGACATCGGGTTGTTTTGTATCGCTTTGCTTGCATTGTGTCGTCTTTGGTCGTTATTGTTTGGTATCCCATCGTATCATGCCAGGTAGCTTTGTATTATTTCGGGTCGTCTGGCATCATGGTGCAACCTGTTATTCCGTATTGTTTTCGACTGTGTTCCCTTCCGTTCATTATGGTCCTGCCCAGTCGATCAGTCAATTCACTCGTTCATTCGTTTGCTCGCTCAGAACCAGATCTACATCTGTGCTCTCACAACGAGAATCCCTATGTCGAAATGATTCCTTCCTATCATTGCTTTGTGCAGCATTACCGCCGCTTCACGACACGCTTTTCTGCCTAGGCGTGATCCGTGGCCATGTTGCCAACTGTCGCTGGTATATGGCAGAAAATGGGCGTAGCGTATCTGTCCGGAAGGATCAATACAGATAATGGTAGGTTCTTCTAGCTTCTAGAGCTCAAAGGTGTCTGCGTGTCGGCGGGTGAGCATTCACAAGTTCGTGCAGTTATTACGCGTTTTAGCACGGTTCTTAGCGAAGGACGAAAACCACTAACACTGTACTGTGGGCATCCCATCCTTGTTGTCTTATTGCTTTTACTGCGAATAGAATTTGTCGGCTAATAAATTTGCTGAAAGTGCTGCGTTCTGTTCCCTTTCTGTTTCATCAAGAGTTTTCGAGTGTCCTCGGGTGACCGTGCATACCATACGTATATTTAACTCAATAGTCAGCATTGCTTTAACTTTCAAGAAAGTGTAGGAGTCACAGAAATTCACTTTGTTTCGACGCATTGTTCAAGTCTGGTTACACGCACCTGTTCCTCGGGCAAATAGTGGAGCAGCAAGGATGCGACGGGATGCAAAATCGGGCAGTAAGTGACGAAAGGATGGCTAACGGACATGACGAAGAGAACCCGCTCAGCGCGCCTCTGCCCCTCAGTGGAGAGGAGGTACTCCTCGTCAAAGATGGGGTCCACGAACGCCGGCATGTTCACAGGCCACTGCCCGCCGAGGGACTCCCTGACCGTGCTGTGGTAGAAGTCGCACGGCGCAGTCTCCCTCATGTGCTCCTGGCACAGCTTCAGCCATAGCTCGCCTCTGTTCGGGTCGTCGATGGGCCAGTGCTGGGTTCGCATTAAGGTCTTCGCCTGCGTTCATGAAACTATGCAGTACACTGTATTGTGTGTCTTATCTCGAAGCATTTTTGTAGCACTCGCATTGCGTCTGGGATGTCTCCGGCACGTTTTACCCGGCCGCGCTGGTCCAAGGCGCAACAAGTCTGGAGAACGAACACATGCGCAGTCAACGACTATGGTAGCTGCCCGGCTTTCTTGATATAGATTCTTTTTGTCGAGGAGTGAAGGCGTAGCATTCAACGCGGACAAGTTCAAAAGGATAAAAAGAACCTCTCTGAACGCTTTCATAGCAATAGGCTGAGACTTCACTAGCCTCAGCTGTTGCGGCGAGTTTGAAGAAGTTACCGCGTTACTTTTCTGTGTTACTGAGGTCACCTAACCTAAAGCTTCTTTGTGGCAACCGACAGATTAAGGTGGTATGGTAGGTGGTGGAAGTTTGACTATGGCTAGTAGGGTTGACTGGTAGTAAGGAGTGGGAGGGCTGACATGGATGCATCCGCACTCGGTCGGCAGCGGCGGCAATTGAACGCTGAAGCTTGATGACGGAGAAATGACACAAATAGCGGATAAATAAGGACATGGCGGGATTAGGCACTCGCTGTCAAGTGTGTCCTGTCCTCTCTGCCTTGTGTCGTCTTTCGCGCTGTTTTTTTGTCATGAAGCCGCACCAACAAACTCAAGTTCACACCGTTTTGTGAAAGATTGCCTTGCACCAACTTACCACGGTGTGTGGAATTTGCGGAACTAAATAAATGATTTTGTGCGGAACAACGTGTTCTCATATTAAATTGCTTTCTTCACAGTACACGTTTTGTCTTTGCGCTCACCTCCTTGATCTTCTTCTCCTTGACGAACTGGACGACGTCCGTATAAGATTTAGTGACAGGGGTAGGAGAAGCAGGCAACGGCTTAGGCAGCTTGCTCGCATCGACAAAGTCTCGTTGGAAGCACGAAGGCAACGTCATCGTTCACCTGGTGTCGGCAATCACGGTCCTGCATATTTTAAAACCACACTAATGATAAATTTATGCTCACAAATGCTTCTTTCTAGACACTGATCTTCGGATAACAATGATGAAgatgacgacgacaacaacaaagaTATAACCGTGCAGAAAAAGCAGTGTGAAAGCAAGATTGGAAATTGTCATTCCTAAAGTAAGGCAATTATTAACATTTTTATTTAATAAACAATCGTGGGAAAGCTCGCAGGACAAGAATAACCGCACTATTTATTCTCGCTGTGAAGCAAGTTGAATCAAACCAGATTAAATATGTTCCAATGCGTAATTAATGACAATGCTCGCAAAATTCTCCATCAAGGGATGGAAACGACTATCGTCTTAAGATAAATATCTCAGAGCTTTATGCAGTGTACCCTAGTGATTAGCGTCGTGATGCAGAAATTCAGCTTACTGGTATCTACGATTTCGAAAAGCAGAATAGACTAGTTTGTCATTAGGAATGTTATCATAGAAGTCTTCGACATCCGATGAGAACGTATACACGAGGTTATTAAAGCTCCCCTTCACGAGATGAACGTCATGGCGGACTACCAAAGAAGGTCCTGCAAGAACCAATTAACTTTTTTTGAGATGACATCAATAAAATTTGTTGAGACATGCAGCCAATCTCGAGTATTACAGTCTGAGGACACGCTATAGGAACTGTTCTACTTTGCTAGGCATTTCTTTCCGATGCAATCACCCTGAAGGTGCAATGGTACTTATGTGTGTTGAGTAAGAACAATCTTCTCAGCACGTCTACAGAAGTGAGAGGCCCGGCTGGCCAGCACCGGTCCTCTGGACCAGgacatggcctccaagatttgcGAGCACTGGTTGGTTGGCggcgcgcgcaaatctcggaggccattacCAGGCGAACCTGCTTTTTAGGGCTCGGCGGACGGCCAGGGCCCACGGCGTTCTAGTCTGGGCCCGCTTAGGGTGATGACGTCGCCTACTCTTCTGACAGATAATTTATTACTACTGCTATGTCTACCGTTCTCTTTACAGTCAGTTTTCTATTGGCGAGTTATGGAACTGGAAATGTCATGCTTATTTTTTCGTTCTCTCTTCTTTTGAATGTTGAACTTTCGGTGATATGTAGTCAAAGACAAATTAGAGGCGCAAAACAAACCTCTGTTCCAAACATTCTAAAGGTTTTAGCTGTCCGTCTGAAAATGCGACAACCCTTACGAAAGTGGACTCGGCGAATGCCGAACCAGAATGATTTATCCGTTTTCATGCGTATTGATAAAGGCCTAACAAAAAATTTGCCATTGTAATGATTTCTCTGAATATTTACACTGACTCTCCTCACCCCCAACTCTGGAATCTCGAACAGATAGCTCCTTGAAGTACGAATAGATCTGGCTGCTAGCGAAACCAAATTTCTTAGCGTCAAGGAGAAAGTTGAGGCTCTTACAGTACAAAACTTAACGTTTCACAGCCTCATATAATTTTTTCTCTGTCTCC encodes the following:
- the LOC119459450 gene encoding LOW QUALITY PROTEIN: GTPase-activating protein skywalker-like (The sequence of the model RefSeq protein was modified relative to this genomic sequence to represent the inferred CDS: inserted 2 bases in 1 codon); this encodes MTLPSCFQRDFVDASKLPKPLPASPTPVTKSYTDVVQFVKEKKIKEAKTLMRTQHWPIDDPNRGELWLKLCQEHMRETAPCDFYHSTVRESLGGQWPVNMPAFVDPIFDEEYLLSTEGQRRAERVLFVMSVSHPFVTYCPILHPVASLLLHYLPEEQTYECVCALVDSTAVRHLSQTRLTHDISSHTLMRLTKHLEKKTYSRLLRKFRREDEVEKIFSTWQLWIFRGLPFYHLVRVMDCFLLEGVRALYRVAIAILILYVKEHCKDYPSKSFISRVFKAKKTKNRGNCSREGTQDAESFLDGVIAFCKDMPYNVDKFLKTAYNIQGISGKLLSQELLKSEMYVRSRSSGRTRPTSESAXAAGVASLQVASSCLSVKNDKYCATRAVSVGVIGLANFRSEVLTGEQMAIVWNWLPARITMLQPEVVYSTNTHGSSLTSLFAHTDTREPTVLAVLTTRGDRFGAYCSAQWSERKQRAYFGTGETFLFTFVPEPRRFAWVGADSAQDVPHSSTLFLSANQYVIQIGGGNGVGLYIDGSLENGRTEHCDTFDNSPLAATNDFVVQIIEVVAFA